GTATCGGACGGTGATCGAAGGTGAAGCCGTCATTAGTGGTTTTAGGACGCCACGCACCGTAAGCGTGCGGTCGCCGTTGTCGTTGTGCACCACGACGGTCGAGTAGAGCCGAATCGTTTACCGGCTGGGGCTCTCAGGACCGGCTATGGCTGAGCACGAGGATGACATCGAAGCAGACGCCGAAACCGGGACCGAAACCAAGTTCGACCCCGAAAAGTTCGAGGAGAAGTACGTCTACTACTTCGAGGAACTCGAGACGGCCTACTCGAACGCCTACCAGCAACTGCACGGGCGGGTCGACTCCGAAGTCCTGCGCGCGATCGACCGGCAGGTGCTGAGCGAAAGCGAGCCGATCTACGAAGGAAACGGCGAGTTCAGCGTCGAGCTCCCCGACGATCCGAAATCGCGGGTCGGTGCCATCGGCGCTGATGAGGAACAGTTTGAGGCCGTCCTCTCCGAGTTCACCGACCGGATCGAAGGAGAGTTGCGGCGACTCTTTGGATTCGACGCCGCAGCATAGGGTTCGCCGACCGCTCGACCCGGAACACCTTTTGCGCTTACGAGAATCCATGCAGGTATGATCGACGAGACGGTCGAGGAGATACAGGACATGCAGACGCACAGCTCCTCGGTAGTCGCCGTGAACGCGACACGTGCACTCGAGGACCTGCTCGATCGCGAGTTTGCAACTGCCGAGGAGTACATCCGGTCGCTCGAGCGAAACGGCTCGGTTCTCCGGCGGGCGAACCCATCACATGCCTCGCTTCAGAACGCGGTCCGGGAGGTCGTCACAACCGTCACCGACGCCGACCCCGAGACCGTCGAGGAGGCCAAGAAACTGACGCAGGAACAGATCGACGTGGTCGTTTCGCGGGTCGAGTCAGCCAAGGACCGCGCCGCGGAGAACGCAGTCGAGCACCTTGCTGACGGTGCGACGCTACTGACCCACGACTACTCCTCGACCGTACTCGAGGCACTCGAGCAGGCGACGGCTGCAGGCAAGACCTTCGAGGTCTACGTCACCGAGGCCCGCCCGCGCTACATCGGCCGCAAGACGGTTCGCCAGCTTGCGGATCTCGATGGCGTCGAGCCGACGCTGATCACTGATAGTGCGAACGGCTACTACCTAGAAGAGTGCGACCGCGTGATCGTCGGCATGGACTGTATCGTCGACGAGACGCTCTACAACCGCGTTGGGACGTTCCCGATCGCGGCGACGGCGAGCGAACTCAACGTGCCAGTGACGGTGCTCGGCTCGGCGTCGAAGATTATCACCGAGGGCTTCGTCTTCGAGAACGAGTTCCGATCGGGCAGTGAGGTCATGCCCGAACCCGCCGAGGGCTTCGACGTTCGGAATCCAGCCTACGACGCGACGCCGGTGTCGCTGCTCGAGAGCGTGATTACGGACGAGGGACGACAGGCGTTCTAAAGAGTACAGCGAGAGTTCCATGGGTCACCTGACCCGTGGGTGAATCGCGTACGCCCCTCGTCATAACCCACATTTTATCACAGACTAGATAATTGAATTATACCAGAACTCACCGTTGCCAACCTCTCAAAACCCACGCACTGAAACATGGTAAGACGTGGTGAGACTGGTGGTGTCGAGCCATCGTAAAGTGGCTGACCTTCACGGATACGAATGTCGTGTTCGGGTGTTACTGGTTCCACGCGACCGAACGGGAGCGCGAAGGGAATTAAAGATTCACACGCTTTACCGCCCGGTTCTGGGCGTGACGCGCCTCTGGGAACGCCACGGGTCACCGGACCCGTGGTACTATACTCGCCGGAAGATTCGTTCTTCGCGGCAGACAGTCACGACCCCGTGACGACAGACTATGCCACTGTCTGTCGTACAGAGAGCATGCGCCTCGTTCAGGTGTTCGTCCCAGAGGGTGAGTTGGACCTCGTACTCGAGACGGCCGACGCGGCCGGGGTCGATTACGCCGTGTCGGCGGAGACGAGTCACGACGAGTTCGAGGCACTCGTCTCGATTCCGGTGCCGCCGGCCGGTGTTGAGCCACTTGTCGCCGAGTTCAGAGATGCGGGCCTGGCCGACGCCTCCTATACTGTTGTGACGGCTGCAGAGACCGTCGTCTCGGAGCGCACTGACGACCTGCAGGGGCGGTTCACCGGGACGCGAATCTCTCGTGAGGAGTTACAGGCACAGGCGGTCGACCTCGCGCCCGCGGCCTCTACCTACTACGTTCTGTTGATCGTGAGCACGATTATCGCGACGGCCGGTCTGTTGCTCGACTCCGCTGCGACGATTATCGGCGCGATGGTGGTCGCCCCGCTCATGGGCCCCGCGCTCGCAGCGAGCGTCGGCGTGGTCGTCGACGACGACGACCTCGCACAGCGAGGGGTCATTTTGCAGGTCGTCGGCCTGCTCGCCGCCGTCGCGACCGCCGCAATTCTCGGCTGGCTCCTCAGGGGATCGGTGTTGCTCCCGCCGGGGTTCGATATCACGACGGTTCCACAGA
The DNA window shown above is from Natrialba magadii ATCC 43099 and carries:
- a CDS encoding DUF5783 family protein; this translates as MAEHEDDIEADAETGTETKFDPEKFEEKYVYYFEELETAYSNAYQQLHGRVDSEVLRAIDRQVLSESEPIYEGNGEFSVELPDDPKSRVGAIGADEEQFEAVLSEFTDRIEGELRRLFGFDAAA
- a CDS encoding translation initiation factor eIF-2B encodes the protein MIDETVEEIQDMQTHSSSVVAVNATRALEDLLDREFATAEEYIRSLERNGSVLRRANPSHASLQNAVREVVTTVTDADPETVEEAKKLTQEQIDVVVSRVESAKDRAAENAVEHLADGATLLTHDYSSTVLEALEQATAAGKTFEVYVTEARPRYIGRKTVRQLADLDGVEPTLITDSANGYYLEECDRVIVGMDCIVDETLYNRVGTFPIAATASELNVPVTVLGSASKIITEGFVFENEFRSGSEVMPEPAEGFDVRNPAYDATPVSLLESVITDEGRQAF